TTGAAAGAGTTGGATGAATCAATCCCCTTTTTGCCTGTACATATTGGATCGTCCGAGAAGGGAAGAATTAGCCAAGGTACTGCGCAGGCGATAAAAGCACGTACCGCTTTATATAATAAAATGTATGAGGTGGTAGCCAGTGAAACAAAAAAGGTAATTGATTCGGGTGAATATCAGATTGACGATAACTTTAAGGATTTGTTCAAATCAGGAACTCAACCCAATAGTAAAGAAATGATGTTCTACATTAATTATAAAGAAGGGTATCGTACTCCCGGAATTATAAATGGCTGTACCTCCCGAATGGGAGGAGGGTATAGTAGTAAAATTCCCGTACAGTCTTTGGTTGACTCGTATGCATGTATCGACGGATTGCCTATCGATGAATCTCCACTGTATGATCCTGCACATCCGTTTGAGCAACGTGACCCTCGGTTAGGATATACGATTGTGTTGCCGGGAACGGAATATATGGGGTTTCAATTTGAAACTCATAAAGATAGTGTAGAATGTTGGAATTATAAAACAGTGCCTGCTACACGGGTGGCTAATCAGGATGCTCTAAATCCTTATGCAACATTTTCCGGGTATGTATGGAGGAAGTATGATGAGATCTCTAATCCGAATGAATTGTATAACAGTGAAACTGCCTTTATTATTATGCGTTACGCAGATGTATTACTTATGTATGCAGAAGCAAAGATAGAGTTAGGGGAAATTGATGCTTCCGTCTATGACGCAATCAATCAGGTACGCCAAAGAAAAAGCGTAGGTATGCCTTCTATATCTAACAAAACTCAAGCTGAATTGCGTTCCATTGTGAGAAGGGAACGTAAATGTGAGTTTGCCTGGGAAGGATTACGTTGGTCGGATATCCGCCGGTGGGGGATTGTAGAAAAAGCAATGACCGGAGCTCTATATGGACGTCCTCCTCGTGATTATACACATTCTGCTCCCGAAATAGACGAAAATAGTATTCCTGATTATAGCGCAGTTTCTAATAAAGATGATATGCGCGTAATAGAGCTACGTACTTTTAATAGTGAACGGGATTATGTAATGCCTATTCCCCGGATAGAAATCGAGACAAACCCCGCATTGACGCAAAATCCCAATTATTAGTGCTACACAGTATGAAAATAAAAACGATATTAAGGATATGCAGCTTTATCTTTTTGTTAGGACCTTTTGTTTCTTTGTATAGCCAAGTTTGGGTTGAAGCAGAACAGTTTCAGCAACGAGGCGGCTGGATTGTAGATGCTCAGTTCATTGACCAAATGGGTTCTGCTTATTTGTTAGCGCACGGACTTGGTGAGCCGGTGGAACCGGCAGAGACAACTGTAACTTTTGATAATCCCGGAAAGTACAAAGTCTGGGTAAGAACAAAAGATTGGGCTCCTTTCCCGAAAGGTCCGGGTAAATTTACGATTTCTGTAGAAAGTAAAATGTTACCGGTGATATTAGGGCAAGATGGTAATGCTGAATGGCATTGGGAATATGCAGGTGAGGTTTTGGTAAAGCGAGGGAAGGTAAAGCTTTCGTTGAATGATCTTACAGGCTTTGAGGGACGGGTGGATGCCGTTTATTTTACTAAGAAGGAGGCCGATAAGCCTCCTTCGGATGCAAAGGAATTAGAAGTGTTCAGGCGCCAAATGCTACGCTTGGCTGCTGAGCCGGAAGAGGTAGGGATGTTTGATTTGGTTGTCGCCGGAGGAGGAGTGGCAGGAATATGTGCAGCTATACAAGCTGCAAGGCTCGGGCTGAAAGTGGCTTTGATACAGAACCGCCCGGTGCTGGGTGGAAATAACAGTTCCGAGGTACGTTTGCCTATGGCCGGAGATATTTATCGGAACTTATATCCGAAGTTGGGGCGTATTGTTCGGGAGTTGAATACCGGCGCTACTGCTGAAATTGCAACTGCAGAGCACTATGGAGACATGCGTAAACTTGCTGTCGTAAAAAATGAGAAGAACATTACTTTATTTTTATCTACGCATGTATATGCAGCTGAAAAAAACGGGAATCATCTTACGGCAGTGCTTGCCCGGCATACTGAGACTTCTAAAGAATACCGCTTTCGCTCCCCTTTGTTTGCCGACTGTACAGGTGATGCTGTTTTAGGTGTTGTTGCAGGTGCTAGTTATCGGAGTGGGAGAGAAAGCAAACAAATGACTGGCGAGCCCAAAGCTCCTGTTGAAGAAGACAACCTGACGATGGGTGTGACAAACCATTGGTTTGCTGTTAGGGAGAAATATCCCTCAAAATTTCCGGATTGTCCGTGGGCAGTACGTTTCAGCGAAGAGTACCATTTAAAAAATACGGCAAGTGCTTGGTTTTGGGAAAGTGGTTTTTATCAGGATAAGGTAGAACAGGCAGAAGCTATCCGGGACTATAATTTCAGGGTTATATATGGACATTGGGCTTACCTGAAAAATCGGCAAGAAAAGGAGTTTGCACACTGGAAGTTACAATGGGTCTCATTTGTTGCCGGAAAAAGAGAATCGCGCAGGCTCATAGGTGATTTGGTATTATCCGAATCAGATATTTTGCATCGTATCTGTTATCCGGATGCTTGCGTAACTTCCACTTGGGGAATAGATCTTCATTATCCCGATCCTCATAACGGTCAATATTTTCCCGGAGCGGAGTTTTTAGGGATAGCTGACCATAACAGGGATTTTGAACCTTATCATATACCTTACCGATGTTTTTATTCGAAGGACATAGATAATTTATTTATGGCTGGGCGTAATGTAAGTGTAACGC
The genomic region above belongs to Parabacteroides pacaensis and contains:
- a CDS encoding RagB/SusD family nutrient uptake outer membrane protein; translation: MKNFLYICLLAIGISICACDDALEKYPLDKPSSSSYPSNETELEMALWGCYGSLWLGTNYGMVMPALLDITTDIAWERAEVSMQSIGNGSHDANNSWVELLWKNYYISIARCNYLLDNMERAKAETTPVVYDRIKGETRFLRAYFYLMLTETWGDVPLVTKTLTLEEAQLPKTSKKEIVNFILKELDESIPFLPVHIGSSEKGRISQGTAQAIKARTALYNKMYEVVASETKKVIDSGEYQIDDNFKDLFKSGTQPNSKEMMFYINYKEGYRTPGIINGCTSRMGGGYSSKIPVQSLVDSYACIDGLPIDESPLYDPAHPFEQRDPRLGYTIVLPGTEYMGFQFETHKDSVECWNYKTVPATRVANQDALNPYATFSGYVWRKYDEISNPNELYNSETAFIIMRYADVLLMYAEAKIELGEIDASVYDAINQVRQRKSVGMPSISNKTQAELRSIVRRERKCEFAWEGLRWSDIRRWGIVEKAMTGALYGRPPRDYTHSAPEIDENSIPDYSAVSNKDDMRVIELRTFNSERDYVMPIPRIEIETNPALTQNPNY
- a CDS encoding FAD-dependent oxidoreductase, producing MKIKTILRICSFIFLLGPFVSLYSQVWVEAEQFQQRGGWIVDAQFIDQMGSAYLLAHGLGEPVEPAETTVTFDNPGKYKVWVRTKDWAPFPKGPGKFTISVESKMLPVILGQDGNAEWHWEYAGEVLVKRGKVKLSLNDLTGFEGRVDAVYFTKKEADKPPSDAKELEVFRRQMLRLAAEPEEVGMFDLVVAGGGVAGICAAIQAARLGLKVALIQNRPVLGGNNSSEVRLPMAGDIYRNLYPKLGRIVRELNTGATAEIATAEHYGDMRKLAVVKNEKNITLFLSTHVYAAEKNGNHLTAVLARHTETSKEYRFRSPLFADCTGDAVLGVVAGASYRSGRESKQMTGEPKAPVEEDNLTMGVTNHWFAVREKYPSKFPDCPWAVRFSEEYHLKNTASAWFWESGFYQDKVEQAEAIRDYNFRVIYGHWAYLKNRQEKEFAHWKLQWVSFVAGKRESRRLIGDLVLSESDILHRICYPDACVTSTWGIDLHYPDPHNGQYFPGAEFLGIADHNRDFEPYHIPYRCFYSKDIDNLFMAGRNVSVTHIVLGTVRVMQTTGMMGEVVGMAAYLCKKHRCSPREIYSDYLPELINMLSYPSGQE